A part of Leptospirales bacterium genomic DNA contains:
- a CDS encoding TonB-dependent receptor plug domain-containing protein, whose translation MLRQVRPRCFCLRALPGNLATSLIVAVLLWAPVHPLRHLSAQPGAALRAPVRVLQAPSRTPLADSRVIILELGETFYADEQGRLFVELPRPGLYTLRVVAGEQVQQFRRQLEDNQAVELLLAPPEGAGAGPSQTAGDDAAVTIVGLRDRTRLSRYRLTQEEIRRLPGAYGDALRAVETLPGVAAAPPVGALPTTNILTNNFLQGFGIGPPYRNSTSGFLTLRGAGPRASRFYLDGFKIQYPFHLGDQSSVVNNQYLRVLDVFTGTYPARFGDSTGGIIWLEGPTSSERPLTNLNIALFKSDVYHERPLFGGISFFGTAKQSYPNYVLLRTYPDGVPANAKYANYQDGQFKIGGKLNASHEVYLVYFGSRDILDYAKSTAEISNSDSGGLIPGLDGLNSAGGAAGGNFDSNTDSRPPVGLDRGFHTQGLSYAYQYGGWLRSTVRLQTSRFREDYELDFRSPFTGETIFGFEVLDARREFYALSETEMELISDLLSLRVGAEHNDVRWELSLRNFSPQSAINPNTPSFVDVINDLVESNRSFRALYDGDRTRYHLDSAYFDAEVQFWRIRLTPGLRNEYYSLSHSRGLGPRLGFEFAIDEIGAALLLGAGRHFNVPPGLNTVSEEAGNPWLRMEEADRLAGGIEQKFGSRITLKLEAFRNAFRNLVVEDAWLTVPFSPRTNRRELASKPLDIAATPYENRALNFSNDGTGFSEGGEIFLRLAPSSSGRGLSGWLSYTNSITKRNNHQPRLTQDQRDQIQAANVSRKAAAYIEQGPLTALYYDSGETLILYDNDRDELFDLDHRHQASMVVSYKFNAEWQLGVRWRYNDNTPYTPITSADSTANLPIIGRPTFIPKYSDRYNSARLLPIHQLDIRLDRFLNYEWGFLNYYVELINVYGRRNPETENFDFLNPYVRGVNPAVSYESTYISTPIGRGRNLLLPLINLGVEARF comes from the coding sequence ATGCTGCGTCAAGTGCGACCGCGTTGCTTTTGTCTGAGAGCGCTGCCAGGAAACCTGGCGACGTCCCTTATTGTTGCGGTTCTGCTCTGGGCGCCGGTTCATCCGCTCCGTCATCTTTCCGCCCAACCGGGCGCAGCCCTGCGAGCGCCCGTTCGCGTATTGCAGGCGCCGTCGCGTACGCCCCTGGCTGATTCGCGCGTCATCATTCTTGAGCTGGGCGAGACCTTTTATGCAGACGAACAGGGACGCTTGTTTGTTGAACTGCCGCGTCCGGGACTCTATACGCTGCGAGTCGTGGCGGGCGAGCAGGTACAACAGTTTCGTCGCCAGCTGGAGGACAACCAGGCGGTTGAACTATTGCTGGCGCCGCCGGAGGGCGCGGGCGCCGGCCCGTCGCAGACGGCTGGCGATGACGCGGCCGTAACCATAGTTGGCTTGCGCGATCGCACTCGCCTGTCGCGCTACCGGCTGACCCAGGAAGAGATTCGGCGCCTGCCTGGCGCCTACGGCGATGCACTTCGTGCGGTGGAGACCTTGCCCGGAGTGGCAGCGGCGCCGCCGGTGGGGGCCCTGCCGACCACCAACATCTTGACCAACAATTTTCTGCAGGGCTTTGGCATCGGTCCACCCTATCGCAATAGCACCAGCGGCTTTCTAACGCTGCGCGGCGCTGGTCCGCGAGCCAGCCGCTTCTACCTGGACGGCTTCAAGATCCAGTATCCTTTTCATCTTGGCGACCAATCGAGCGTGGTCAATAACCAGTACCTTCGAGTGCTCGATGTTTTTACAGGAACCTATCCGGCGCGCTTCGGCGACAGCACGGGCGGAATCATCTGGCTGGAAGGACCGACAAGTTCGGAACGGCCGTTGACCAATCTGAATATTGCTCTGTTCAAGAGCGATGTCTATCACGAACGACCGCTGTTTGGCGGAATCAGCTTTTTTGGTACGGCCAAACAATCGTATCCCAACTATGTATTGTTGCGCACCTACCCTGACGGCGTCCCGGCAAACGCAAAGTATGCAAACTACCAGGATGGACAATTCAAGATCGGAGGCAAGCTCAACGCCTCACACGAAGTCTACCTGGTCTATTTCGGCTCGCGTGACATTCTGGACTACGCGAAATCTACCGCCGAAATCTCTAACTCCGATTCCGGCGGCTTGATTCCCGGGCTCGACGGCTTGAACTCCGCCGGCGGCGCCGCCGGCGGCAATTTCGATAGCAATACGGATTCTCGGCCGCCTGTGGGATTGGATCGCGGCTTTCATACCCAGGGCCTCAGCTACGCATATCAATACGGCGGCTGGCTGCGCAGTACAGTCCGCCTGCAAACCAGCCGCTTTCGCGAAGACTATGAGCTGGATTTCCGATCGCCTTTCACCGGGGAGACGATCTTTGGCTTTGAGGTGCTGGATGCCAGGCGCGAATTCTACGCACTCAGCGAAACGGAGATGGAGCTGATTTCTGATCTCTTATCGCTGCGCGTGGGCGCCGAACACAACGATGTGCGCTGGGAGCTTTCATTGCGAAATTTTTCGCCGCAAAGCGCCATCAATCCGAATACGCCAAGTTTTGTGGATGTAATCAACGATCTGGTCGAGAGTAACCGCAGCTTCCGTGCGCTGTATGACGGCGATCGAACTCGATACCATCTGGACAGCGCTTACTTTGATGCGGAAGTTCAATTCTGGCGTATTCGACTGACTCCGGGGCTGCGCAATGAATACTATTCGCTTTCGCATAGCCGCGGTCTTGGTCCGCGGCTGGGGTTTGAGTTTGCCATCGATGAAATAGGCGCCGCCCTGCTGCTGGGAGCCGGTCGACATTTCAATGTTCCCCCGGGATTGAATACGGTTAGCGAGGAGGCCGGCAATCCCTGGTTGCGCATGGAAGAAGCGGACCGTCTGGCCGGCGGCATCGAACAGAAGTTCGGATCGCGCATTACCCTCAAATTGGAGGCATTTCGCAATGCTTTTCGTAATCTTGTAGTGGAGGACGCCTGGCTGACGGTCCCCTTTTCGCCGCGCACCAATCGCCGTGAATTGGCCAGCAAGCCGCTCGATATTGCCGCCACACCCTACGAAAATCGCGCTCTCAATTTTTCCAATGACGGAACCGGTTTCAGCGAGGGCGGCGAAATCTTTCTGCGCCTGGCGCCCTCCAGCAGCGGCCGCGGCCTCTCGGGATGGCTGAGCTACACCAATTCTATTACCAAACGCAACAATCATCAGCCGCGGCTCACACAAGATCAGCGCGATCAAATTCAGGCAGCGAACGTATCGCGCAAGGCTGCCGCTTACATTGAGCAGGGACCGCTTACCGCACTCTACTACGACAGCGGCGAGACCCTGATTCTGTATGACAATGACCGGGATGAGCTCTTTGATCTCGATCATCGCCACCAGGCAAGCATGGTGGTCAGCTATAAATTCAATGCCGAGTGGCAGCTGGGAGTGCGCTGGCGTTACAACGACAATACGCCCTATACGCCCATAACCAGCGCCGATAGCACTGCCAATCTTCCAATCATTGGACGTCCTACCTTTATTCCCAAATATTCTGATCGCTACAATTCAGCGAGGTTGCTGCCAATCCATCAGCTTGATATTCGCCTGGACCGCTTTCTCAACTATGAGTGGGGTTTCTTGAACTACTATGTCGAACTGATCAACGTATACGGTCGGCGCAACCCTGAAACGGAAAACTTTGATTTCCTGAACCCCTACGTACGCGGCGTGAATCCGGCAGTCAGCTATGAAAGCACTTACATTTCCACGCCTATCGGGCGCGGGCGGAATCTGTTGTTACCTCTAATCAATCTTGGAGTGGAGGCGCGATTCTGA